A region from the Xanthocytophaga agilis genome encodes:
- a CDS encoding ABC transporter permease — MNLFIVSWAYIRNRKLNTFLNTLLLALGVGIVVYLLLVMTQLQNKMQANAKDINLVVGAKGSPLQLILCSIFHIDNPTGNIKLSDANKIAANRRFVKKAIPLALGDSYQVFRIVGTNKLYPEHYGCQLATGKWWSNVMEATIGAEVARQSGLKVGDTFHSSHGLDGSEDNQHEEQSYKVVGIMQPSETVLDRLVLTSIESVWAIHEHHEEAAMPVRPIGPPAKYTKAHNDTTSEEDDKEITALLLTFSNPMATLMMPRMINNQSNLQAASPAMEIVRLFDLFGVGADVIEYFAYVIILIAGLSIFIALYNALKERQYDLAIMRTLGASQNKLFTHIILEGLLLAAFGGICGLLLGHGAVELTSALLDKTSQISFTGWQFLTEEYYIFAGVLGVGFIASLLPALQTYRLDISETLAA, encoded by the coding sequence ATGAACTTATTTATAGTAAGCTGGGCGTATATCCGCAACCGAAAACTCAATACATTTCTCAATACGTTGCTATTGGCTTTGGGTGTTGGAATAGTAGTCTATCTATTATTGGTAATGACACAACTACAAAATAAAATGCAAGCTAATGCAAAGGATATTAACTTGGTAGTAGGGGCCAAAGGAAGTCCTCTGCAGCTAATTTTATGTAGCATTTTTCATATAGACAATCCAACAGGAAACATTAAGTTATCGGACGCCAATAAAATAGCTGCTAACAGGCGATTTGTCAAAAAGGCAATCCCATTGGCTCTGGGGGATAGCTACCAGGTTTTTCGCATTGTCGGAACCAATAAATTGTATCCGGAACATTATGGTTGCCAGCTAGCTACTGGAAAGTGGTGGAGCAATGTAATGGAAGCAACTATTGGGGCTGAGGTTGCCCGGCAGTCAGGACTTAAGGTGGGTGATACCTTTCATAGCTCACATGGATTAGATGGGAGCGAGGATAATCAGCATGAAGAGCAGAGTTACAAAGTAGTGGGTATCATGCAACCCAGCGAAACAGTTTTAGATCGGTTAGTACTTACCAGTATAGAAAGTGTATGGGCCATTCATGAACATCATGAAGAAGCTGCTATGCCTGTTAGGCCGATTGGACCACCTGCCAAATATACAAAAGCACATAATGACACTACCAGTGAGGAAGATGATAAGGAAATCACTGCATTATTGCTGACATTCTCTAACCCGATGGCCACACTAATGATGCCCAGAATGATTAATAACCAAAGTAATCTACAGGCAGCTTCCCCTGCAATGGAAATCGTGCGTTTATTCGACCTGTTTGGCGTAGGAGCTGATGTGATAGAGTATTTTGCCTATGTGATTATTCTGATTGCAGGGTTGAGTATCTTTATTGCTTTGTATAATGCGCTAAAAGAGAGACAATACGATCTGGCCATTATGCGAACATTAGGAGCCTCACAAAATAAATTGTTTACCCATATTATTTTAGAAGGGCTGTTACTAGCTGCCTTTGGTGGTATATGTGGTTTACTGTTAGGACACGGAGCCGTGGAATTAACAAGTGCTTTACTGGATAAGACATCACAGATCTCATTTACTGGATGGCAGTTCCTTACAGAAGAGTATTATATTTTTGCAGGTGTATTGGGAGTGGGATTCATAGCATCATTGTTGCCAGCCTTACAAACATACCGCCTTGATATCTCAGAAACGCTGGCAGCATAA
- a CDS encoding MerC domain-containing protein — MKNFSVSRKSDWMGIISSVGCIIHCMFMPVLLSSAASFTAHEEYRWLDFLFLAIAAVAVWLSARKAHSLLVRIILIVAWAVFAGSIIWEESIPFASILMYLGSVLLIVGHVLNLRHVHHHAGHKH, encoded by the coding sequence ATGAAAAATTTTTCTGTTTCGCGCAAGTCAGATTGGATGGGGATTATTAGTTCAGTAGGCTGTATTATCCACTGTATGTTTATGCCTGTACTTCTATCAAGTGCAGCTAGTTTTACTGCACATGAGGAATATCGCTGGCTTGACTTCCTTTTTTTAGCAATTGCGGCTGTTGCTGTTTGGTTATCAGCTCGTAAAGCACATTCTCTGTTAGTTCGTATTATCCTTATAGTTGCCTGGGCTGTATTTGCAGGTAGTATTATCTGGGAAGAAAGCATACCATTTGCCTCCATTCTTATGTATCTGGGTTCTGTATTGCTAATTGTTGGACATGTACTAAATCTACGCCATGTTCATCATCATGCAGGGCATAAGCATTAA
- a CDS encoding ribonuclease HII: MSLQSAYTQDLIEAGLDEAGRGCLAGPVVAAAVILPKDYKHNTLNDSKQLTRSEREKLREEIQKDAITFAVAEASNSEIDQVNVLNASFLAMHRAVDNLLVLPQMLLIDGNRFKPYPFITHTCIVKGDSKFLSIAAASILAKTYRDDLMEKLAKDFPQYGWETNAAYPTKAHYQALEKYGITPHHRRTFRLGEIIK; encoded by the coding sequence ATGTCGTTACAATCTGCCTATACTCAAGATCTGATTGAAGCTGGACTGGATGAAGCTGGCCGGGGTTGCCTGGCAGGTCCTGTAGTTGCTGCTGCTGTAATTTTGCCAAAAGATTATAAGCACAATACCCTGAATGACTCCAAGCAGTTAACTCGTAGTGAAAGAGAAAAATTAAGAGAAGAGATACAAAAAGATGCGATTACTTTTGCAGTAGCAGAAGCATCCAATTCTGAAATTGATCAAGTCAATGTGTTAAATGCAAGTTTCCTTGCTATGCATCGGGCTGTAGACAATCTTTTGGTTCTACCACAGATGTTACTGATTGATGGAAACCGATTTAAACCGTACCCATTTATTACTCATACCTGTATTGTTAAAGGTGATTCAAAGTTTTTATCTATTGCTGCTGCATCCATACTTGCTAAAACATATCGTGATGACTTGATGGAAAAACTAGCCAAAGACTTCCCTCAGTATGGATGGGAAACCAATGCTGCCTATCCGACTAAGGCCCATTATCAGGCATTGGAGAAATACGGAATTACACCACACCATCGACGCACTTTTCGTTTGGGAGAAATTATCAAATGA
- a CDS encoding AAA family ATPase: MFRISILMIGFTLGKFLPPHNGHIHLIREGARQVDRMYVLMCSIEREPIPGYLRHHWMKKIFADDPNIQVIHVTDENPQEPIDHPDFWRIWAGTFERNLPEKPNIFFSSETYGFDLERELGIKHILIDLQRNTIPVSARYIRQEPFKHWEYIPAEVRPYYVKKIVLTGPESVGKSVLTEQLARHFQTEWLPEYGRTYYEEKMPHFEYMGISHIAGGHLMLEEQALSKANKILFLDTDLILTQIWSEIYFNQCPDWIIEVNHQPRQRAALYLLLKPDLPWIDDGTRSYGHIREEQFQTIRRELEKRRMKYVIIEGDFENRLAQAITAVERQILPEIRNS; this comes from the coding sequence TTGTTTAGAATTAGTATTCTGATGATTGGTTTTACACTTGGTAAATTTCTGCCTCCACATAACGGACATATTCATCTTATTCGGGAAGGAGCTAGACAAGTAGATCGCATGTATGTATTAATGTGTTCTATTGAACGGGAACCTATTCCTGGTTATCTGCGACATCACTGGATGAAAAAAATATTTGCCGATGATCCGAACATTCAGGTAATCCATGTTACAGATGAAAATCCTCAGGAACCAATAGATCATCCTGATTTTTGGCGTATCTGGGCTGGAACGTTTGAGCGTAATCTTCCTGAAAAGCCTAATATCTTCTTTAGTTCTGAAACCTATGGTTTTGATCTGGAAAGAGAACTTGGAATCAAACATATTTTGATTGATTTACAGCGAAATACTATTCCTGTTTCCGCCAGATATATACGACAAGAACCTTTTAAACACTGGGAATATATTCCAGCAGAAGTGAGACCTTACTATGTGAAAAAGATAGTGTTAACCGGACCGGAGTCTGTAGGGAAATCTGTTCTTACAGAGCAGCTTGCCAGGCATTTTCAAACAGAATGGTTGCCAGAATATGGAAGAACGTATTATGAGGAAAAAATGCCCCATTTTGAGTATATGGGGATTTCTCACATAGCTGGAGGCCATCTAATGTTAGAAGAGCAAGCATTATCCAAAGCAAATAAGATCTTATTTCTGGACACAGACCTTATTCTGACACAGATATGGAGTGAAATCTATTTTAATCAATGCCCTGACTGGATCATAGAAGTCAATCATCAGCCTCGTCAAAGAGCAGCCTTGTATCTGTTGCTGAAACCTGACCTGCCATGGATTGATGATGGAACCCGTAGCTATGGCCATATCCGTGAGGAACAGTTTCAAACCATTCGTAGAGAACTGGAGAAACGAAGAATGAAGTATGTAATTATTGAAGGCGATTTTGAAAATCGTTTAGCTCAGGCTATAACAGCAGTAGAAAGGCAGATCTTGCCTGAAATAAGAAATAGCTAA
- a CDS encoding ADP-ribosylglycohydrolase family protein, producing MLGAIAGDIIGSLYEIRGLKTMDFPLFVPESRFTDDTVLTLAVADALLHGGNYAEKIHSYGNAYPLAGYGKSFRDWLQSTDLQPYTSWGNGSAMRVSPVAYVYGSLDEVLQEAEKSAFVTHNHPEGIKGAQAIAAAVFLARKGSSKQEIKEYVQNKFGYNLKRSIEQIRPDYKFDVSCQGSVPESIIAFLESTDVENAIRLAISLGGDTDTMACMAGCIAEPFYGGIPKEIETEVRKRLPQDLLLTLDAFLTQFPSK from the coding sequence ATGCTAGGGGCAATTGCCGGTGATATAATCGGATCACTTTATGAAATACGTGGTTTGAAGACAATGGATTTTCCATTGTTTGTTCCTGAATCCAGATTTACGGATGACACTGTTTTGACTCTAGCGGTAGCAGATGCCTTGTTACATGGAGGAAACTATGCAGAGAAGATTCATTCGTATGGAAATGCATATCCTTTGGCTGGATATGGAAAATCTTTCAGAGATTGGTTACAATCGACAGATTTGCAGCCTTATACTAGTTGGGGTAATGGATCTGCCATGCGTGTGAGTCCAGTCGCTTATGTTTATGGTTCTCTGGATGAAGTTTTGCAGGAGGCAGAAAAGAGTGCATTTGTTACACATAACCATCCGGAAGGTATAAAAGGTGCTCAGGCGATTGCCGCAGCAGTGTTTCTGGCTCGGAAAGGAAGTTCCAAGCAGGAAATAAAAGAATATGTTCAGAACAAGTTTGGATATAATCTGAAGCGAAGCATAGAGCAGATCAGACCTGATTATAAATTTGATGTTAGTTGCCAGGGATCTGTGCCGGAATCCATCATTGCTTTTTTGGAAAGTACAGATGTGGAAAATGCAATTCGACTAGCCATTTCGTTAGGAGGAGACACAGATACAATGGCTTGTATGGCAGGTTGTATTGCAGAGCCGTTTTATGGTGGTATACCAAAAGAGATTGAAACAGAAGTGAGAAAACGCCTTCCGCAAGACCTTTTGCTGACACTAGATGCATTTCTCACACAGTTCCCTTCTAAATAA
- a CDS encoding TonB-dependent receptor, translated as MAATLLTLITILNFSISGIVKDQATHKPIANATILLVETQHGTITNASGNFELRNIPSGNYTLRISHVGYATYEVKVNPETVFNGRDIFLVIAEAVTEEIIIQGIRADETTPVSQKTLTKAQIEQNYMGQEMPVLLTQTPSINYYSDAGNSFGYSYMRLRGIDQSRINFTLNGLPLNEPEDQGVYFANFADFGNSLQSIQVQRGIGTSTSGTASYAGSVNFESINLADSIGSLNLQTGYGSFGSYRISPEFSTGQLKNGFALYGRYSLLHTDGHKYHSGTHAHSGFISAGYFGKKDLFRLTAFTGHTRNDMAYVPVALTDIQQDPRTNYLSPEEKDKFSQQLVQLQHTHKFNQSTSLVTSGYYIHLTGGYDIRFDPILQNFSVASDFGGGMMTLHYTKDRLTTHVGVHANTYKRDHFSSIQPNTSDRLYTNTGYKKEISAFGKINYAWNKFNLFADAQIRSVFFRYSPEKSYELPELSTQWTFFNPKVGITYQAGPAVNVYASIGKTSREPTRNDLFAGFDDVDSSNISLIGDLTRIKPESVTDIEIGARWILPTLVVQANVYTMQFHNEIAPIGQLSYIGLPLRKNVAQSYRRGVEVDLSWKLLSNLSIVQNTAFMDAQIKEYTNDVDNQTYRNVNPLLSPKWILNQGVIYQLPFSKPKKLRGDVELSSRYVSKSFLANTNESQFMTPDFHLLNLRISMDFLQHVRFSFMANNLTDKLYFTSGQVTDQQPYYFVQARRNYFVTLQLNF; from the coding sequence ATGGCTGCAACTCTACTAACTCTCATTACTATACTAAATTTCTCTATATCAGGTATTGTCAAGGATCAGGCAACTCATAAACCGATTGCAAATGCAACAATCTTGTTGGTAGAAACGCAACATGGAACAATTACGAATGCATCCGGAAATTTTGAACTGAGGAATATTCCTTCTGGAAATTATACATTACGGATAAGTCATGTGGGATATGCTACGTATGAGGTCAAAGTGAATCCCGAAACTGTTTTTAATGGTAGAGATATTTTTTTAGTAATTGCTGAAGCTGTTACTGAAGAAATCATTATTCAGGGAATACGGGCTGATGAAACAACGCCTGTATCACAAAAGACATTAACAAAAGCTCAAATCGAGCAGAACTATATGGGACAGGAAATGCCCGTATTACTAACACAGACTCCCTCCATAAATTATTATTCAGATGCCGGCAATTCCTTTGGATATTCCTATATGCGATTGAGAGGTATCGACCAATCACGCATCAATTTTACACTCAATGGATTACCTCTGAACGAACCAGAAGATCAGGGAGTATATTTTGCCAACTTTGCTGATTTTGGAAATAGCCTGCAATCAATTCAGGTGCAGCGTGGTATTGGAACAAGTACTTCTGGCACAGCATCTTATGCAGGCTCTGTTAACTTTGAAAGTATCAATCTTGCAGATTCAATAGGTTCATTAAACCTGCAGACAGGATATGGCTCTTTTGGTTCTTATCGGATTAGTCCGGAATTCTCAACTGGACAATTGAAGAATGGCTTTGCTTTGTATGGACGCTATTCACTGTTACATACAGATGGACATAAATATCATTCAGGTACACATGCTCATTCCGGATTTATCAGTGCAGGTTATTTTGGAAAGAAGGATCTATTCCGGCTTACTGCATTTACCGGACATACCCGAAATGATATGGCATATGTGCCAGTCGCATTAACAGATATTCAACAGGACCCACGAACCAATTACTTATCGCCAGAAGAAAAGGATAAGTTTTCACAACAACTGGTACAATTACAACATACGCATAAATTCAATCAATCTACATCATTAGTGACATCCGGATACTATATTCATCTGACAGGAGGATATGATATTCGCTTTGATCCGATTTTACAGAACTTTTCAGTTGCTTCTGATTTTGGTGGAGGAATGATGACATTGCACTATACTAAAGATCGGTTAACAACACATGTAGGTGTTCATGCTAATACATACAAACGTGATCACTTTTCCAGTATACAGCCTAATACCTCTGATCGATTGTATACCAACACAGGGTATAAAAAGGAGATTTCTGCTTTTGGTAAGATTAATTATGCCTGGAATAAATTTAATCTCTTTGCAGATGCTCAGATTCGATCTGTATTTTTTCGATATAGTCCAGAGAAAAGTTATGAGTTGCCAGAGCTGTCCACTCAATGGACATTCTTTAATCCCAAAGTTGGCATTACCTATCAGGCAGGTCCGGCTGTAAATGTATATGCCTCTATTGGCAAAACAAGTCGCGAACCTACCCGAAATGACCTTTTTGCTGGGTTTGATGATGTAGATTCCAGTAATATTTCATTGATTGGGGACTTAACAAGGATAAAGCCGGAATCTGTAACAGATATCGAAATAGGAGCCCGATGGATATTACCTACATTGGTTGTACAGGCAAATGTATATACGATGCAGTTTCATAATGAGATTGCCCCTATTGGTCAGTTGAGTTACATCGGATTGCCATTGCGAAAAAATGTAGCTCAAAGCTATCGGCGCGGAGTTGAGGTGGATCTGAGCTGGAAGCTGCTTTCCAACCTTTCAATTGTGCAGAATACAGCTTTTATGGATGCACAGATTAAAGAATATACTAATGATGTAGACAATCAAACATATCGGAATGTTAATCCATTATTATCACCTAAATGGATTTTAAATCAAGGTGTGATTTATCAGTTGCCTTTCTCCAAACCAAAAAAGTTGAGAGGTGATGTAGAATTATCCAGTAGATATGTAAGCAAATCCTTTCTAGCAAATACCAATGAATCTCAGTTTATGACACCAGACTTCCATTTGCTGAACCTGCGCATTTCTATGGATTTTCTTCAACATGTCAGATTCTCATTTATGGCTAACAATCTGACAGATAAGTTATACTTTACCAGTGGGCAGGTTACAGATCAGCAACCGTATTATTTTGTGCAGGCTAGAAGAAACTATTTTGTAACACTACAACTAAACTTTTAA
- a CDS encoding low affinity iron permease family protein → MEKSENRIALFFEKFANKTTQLAGSSGAFTLALLTIIIWLSTGPIFHYSDTWQLIINTGTTIITFLMVFLIQKSQNKDGMAMQLKLNELIAASQRASNRLVDVESLTEQELRTLSQYYATLADVSSKATNIHESHSIEEAIDDTKEKLEFERQEDQKKAQKEQSTATHPNRKEN, encoded by the coding sequence ATGGAAAAGTCTGAGAATAGAATTGCTTTATTTTTTGAAAAATTTGCCAATAAAACTACCCAATTGGCTGGCAGTTCGGGAGCCTTTACTCTAGCTCTTCTGACAATTATCATATGGTTATCAACAGGTCCAATTTTTCACTATTCAGATACATGGCAGTTAATTATCAATACAGGCACTACAATTATCACATTCCTGATGGTTTTCCTCATTCAGAAATCCCAAAATAAAGATGGGATGGCCATGCAATTAAAACTAAATGAATTAATTGCAGCCAGTCAACGTGCCAGTAACCGCCTTGTGGATGTTGAATCCTTGACCGAACAAGAATTACGAACTCTAAGCCAATACTATGCAACCCTAGCAGATGTCTCATCAAAAGCAACCAATATACACGAATCGCATTCCATAGAAGAAGCAATAGATGATACAAAAGAAAAATTAGAATTTGAGAGACAAGAGGATCAGAAAAAAGCTCAGAAAGAGCAATCTACGGCGACTCATCCAAATCGCAAGGAAAATTAA
- the pnuC gene encoding nicotinamide riboside transporter PnuC, with protein MLTSFESFFHIENTFINILGYSLSYLEFFGVITGIGGVWLASIAHVWTWPVGIMNVILSFFLFYQIQLYPDMFLQVFFLITSLMGWWKWLNPEKYEADQRDQLKVSFLSSKDWATWGIVTLVATGALGTFASYLHVLFPVFFSKPSAFPYLDSFTTVASIIATFWMIRKKIECWYAWILIDIISTYMYYTKDVKFYSLLYLIFCFLAANGAFNWWKIHQKYSLT; from the coding sequence GTGTTAACATCTTTCGAGTCCTTTTTTCATATTGAGAATACATTTATAAACATACTCGGATACTCATTGAGTTATCTTGAGTTCTTTGGTGTTATTACAGGTATTGGCGGGGTTTGGCTTGCTTCCATAGCACATGTGTGGACATGGCCAGTAGGAATTATGAATGTAATCCTATCCTTTTTTCTGTTTTATCAGATACAGCTTTATCCGGATATGTTTCTTCAGGTATTTTTCTTGATAACCAGTCTTATGGGATGGTGGAAATGGCTGAATCCGGAAAAATATGAAGCAGACCAAAGAGATCAGTTAAAGGTAAGTTTTCTCTCATCAAAGGATTGGGCGACATGGGGGATTGTCACGCTTGTCGCGACAGGTGCACTTGGAACCTTTGCAAGTTATTTGCATGTATTATTTCCAGTATTTTTTTCAAAGCCTAGTGCTTTTCCTTACCTGGATTCATTTACAACTGTTGCCAGCATTATAGCTACATTCTGGATGATTCGCAAAAAGATAGAATGCTGGTATGCATGGATCCTAATAGATATCATCAGCACCTACATGTACTATACCAAAGATGTTAAATTTTATAGTTTGCTCTATCTGATATTCTGTTTTCTGGCAGCAAATGGTGCATTTAACTGGTGGAAGATTCACCAAAAGTATTCTTTAACTTAA
- a CDS encoding PAS domain-containing sensor histidine kinase yields MSHFPTLDSFLRNFFGNPVPSQKPEGNQFLTIITFQFTLVCTGVFLIAAILDFIVAEYMLGSAILMGFFTFLWILYVRHEVYYAFTSTLSILIINTLIFVHDARYGIQAGVYLFYFPLVFAIFSTFSYENILLVICHLLITIAGWGVMELTHHSLYYSKIHDYETLHGLFIFCMVTSLCITIVFVYLILQQIRTNAINHEQEKLKSVLDSNNQMLMLINKERKIELFNRRFFDYYQNVYGDTLQIGNNYLDYGNPQNREMEAEALNKAFSGQAIQKDMLVMMGNVPTWMSLNFVPVVNKRGEIHNVAFSVLDISERKNYEKSLSETNAILTKLNHELDHFIYRSSHDMRAPLASVLGLVELFQTEEDESEREEYISMIGKSVHKLDQLLIDITQYAKNKKLEIRNQPLYFSEIVNELIEALRFAKNAQSIAFKVTIIQETAFYSDEERVRSIIGNLLSNAVRYRSLQVESFVEIAVMVNEKQARISITDNGIGIESEYLSRIFDMFFKVSHKSVGSGLGLYIVKETVTALRGSINVKSAVGLGTTFIIELPQPHTGIS; encoded by the coding sequence ATGTCTCATTTTCCTACACTTGATTCTTTCTTAAGAAACTTCTTTGGAAACCCTGTTCCCTCGCAGAAACCAGAAGGTAACCAATTTCTAACAATTATAACATTTCAGTTTACTTTAGTTTGTACAGGTGTTTTTTTAATAGCTGCTATTCTTGATTTTATAGTTGCCGAATATATGTTAGGATCTGCAATCCTGATGGGCTTTTTTACATTTTTATGGATTTTGTATGTTCGACATGAGGTGTATTATGCATTTACTTCGACATTATCTATTCTAATTATTAATACACTTATTTTTGTACATGATGCTCGGTATGGTATACAAGCAGGCGTATATCTCTTTTACTTTCCATTGGTATTTGCAATCTTTTCCACTTTTTCCTACGAAAATATACTCCTTGTAATCTGTCATTTGTTAATCACAATTGCAGGATGGGGAGTAATGGAATTAACACATCATTCACTTTATTACTCAAAAATACATGATTATGAAACGCTGCACGGACTTTTTATTTTTTGCATGGTTACATCATTGTGTATTACAATAGTATTTGTCTATTTGATCCTGCAACAAATACGAACAAATGCTATCAATCACGAACAGGAGAAGCTAAAATCAGTCTTGGATAGTAACAATCAGATGTTGATGCTGATTAATAAGGAGAGGAAGATAGAACTTTTTAATCGGAGATTTTTTGACTACTATCAAAATGTATATGGAGACACATTGCAGATAGGGAATAATTATCTTGATTATGGAAATCCACAAAATCGAGAAATGGAAGCAGAAGCTTTGAATAAAGCATTTTCTGGCCAGGCTATTCAAAAAGATATGTTGGTGATGATGGGAAATGTTCCTACCTGGATGAGTTTGAATTTTGTTCCTGTTGTAAACAAAAGAGGCGAAATACATAATGTAGCCTTTTCTGTTTTGGATATTTCTGAGCGTAAGAACTATGAAAAAAGTCTTAGTGAAACTAACGCGATTCTTACTAAGTTAAATCATGAACTGGATCATTTTATCTATCGGTCTTCACATGATATGCGAGCTCCATTGGCATCTGTATTAGGATTGGTTGAATTATTTCAGACAGAAGAAGATGAATCTGAGCGTGAAGAATATATATCAATGATTGGTAAGAGTGTACATAAGTTAGATCAGTTATTAATTGACATTACTCAATACGCTAAGAATAAAAAGCTTGAAATCAGAAATCAGCCATTGTATTTTTCAGAAATAGTTAATGAATTAATTGAAGCATTGCGATTTGCTAAAAATGCACAAAGCATTGCCTTTAAAGTAACTATTATCCAGGAGACAGCCTTTTATAGTGATGAGGAAAGAGTAAGATCTATCATTGGTAATCTACTATCAAATGCTGTACGATATCGTTCCTTACAGGTAGAGTCTTTTGTAGAAATAGCAGTAATGGTAAATGAAAAACAAGCAAGGATTAGCATTACAGACAATGGTATCGGAATTGAATCAGAATATCTAAGTCGAATCTTTGATATGTTTTTTAAGGTTTCTCACAAATCAGTAGGATCTGGACTAGGTCTATATATTGTAAAGGAAACGGTGACTGCTTTGAGAGGATCCATAAATGTGAAATCTGCAGTAGGGTTGGGAACAACATTTATAATTGAATTGCCTCAGCCTCACACAGGAATATCTTAA
- the gcvT gene encoding glycine cleavage system aminomethyltransferase GcvT: MTEISSAKQIPLHNVHVQAGGKMVPFAGYIMPVRYSSDIEEHNTVRNSVGIFDVSHMGEFMLKGPKALDLIQYVTSNDASKLADGKIQYSCLPNDKGGIVDDLLVYRMQENEYMLVVNASNIEKDWNWIQQYNTFGVEMENISDQLCLFAVQGPKAASALQSLTSVDLSSLEYYTFTKGPFADVKDVIISATGYTGAGGFEIYVPANNANYVWTQIMEAGSLYGIKPIGLGARDTLRLEMGYCLYGNDIDDKTSPLEAGLGWITKFSKNFINSANLKSQKEEGVSKKLIGFQMEERGIPRAHYNLVNASGEKIGEVTSGTQSPTLGIGIGMGYVQTAYTTPETEIYVTIRDKNLKAKVVKLPFVK, translated from the coding sequence ATGACAGAAATATCCTCCGCAAAACAGATACCCTTACATAATGTCCATGTACAAGCTGGTGGCAAAATGGTTCCATTTGCTGGCTACATTATGCCTGTACGTTATTCATCTGATATTGAAGAACACAATACAGTCCGTAATAGCGTTGGGATTTTTGATGTGTCTCACATGGGAGAGTTTATGTTAAAAGGACCAAAAGCATTAGACCTTATTCAATATGTTACCTCCAATGATGCCTCCAAACTAGCTGATGGTAAAATTCAGTATTCCTGTTTACCCAACGATAAAGGAGGAATAGTTGATGATCTTCTTGTTTACCGCATGCAGGAAAATGAATACATGCTGGTGGTAAATGCATCTAATATTGAAAAAGATTGGAACTGGATTCAACAGTACAATACATTTGGTGTAGAGATGGAAAACATTTCTGACCAACTCTGTCTATTTGCGGTTCAGGGTCCCAAAGCTGCTTCGGCATTACAGTCGCTTACATCTGTAGATCTATCATCACTCGAATATTATACTTTTACAAAAGGACCTTTTGCAGATGTTAAAGATGTGATTATATCTGCTACAGGCTACACAGGTGCAGGCGGCTTCGAAATCTATGTACCTGCAAACAATGCCAATTATGTCTGGACTCAGATTATGGAAGCTGGTTCTTTGTACGGTATCAAGCCGATTGGGCTAGGAGCCAGAGATACCTTACGCCTTGAGATGGGTTATTGTCTGTATGGAAATGATATTGATGATAAAACCTCTCCACTGGAAGCTGGACTTGGATGGATTACTAAGTTCTCAAAGAACTTTATAAATTCCGCAAACTTGAAGTCTCAAAAAGAAGAAGGTGTATCTAAAAAACTTATTGGTTTCCAGATGGAAGAAAGAGGTATTCCAAGAGCTCATTATAACCTTGTGAATGCATCAGGAGAGAAAATAGGAGAAGTAACCTCTGGTACACAATCTCCAACATTAGGAATAGGAATTGGTATGGGATATGTGCAAACTGCCTACACTACTCCTGAAACAGAGATATATGTTACTATCCGTGACAAGAATCTAAAAGCCAAAGTCGTTAAATTACCATTTGTGAAATAA